One genomic region from Geotrypetes seraphini chromosome 13, aGeoSer1.1, whole genome shotgun sequence encodes:
- the SF3B5 gene encoding splicing factor 3B subunit 5, whose amino-acid sequence MTDRYTIHSQLEHLQSKYIGTGHADTTKWEWLVNQHRDSYCSYMGHFDLLNYFAVAENESKARVRFNLMEKMLQPCGPPLDKPEES is encoded by the coding sequence ATGACGGACCGTTACACCATCCACAGCCAGCTGGAGCACCTGCAGTCCAAGTACATCGGCACGGGCCACGCCGATACCACCAAGTGGGAGTGGCTGGTGAACCAGCACCGGGACTCCTACTGCTCCTACATGGGCCACTTCGACCTGCTCAACTACTTCGCCGTGGCCGAGAACGAGAGCAAGGCCCGGGTGCGCTTCAACCTcatggagaagatgctgcagcCCTGCGGGCCGCCCCTCGACAAGCCCGAGGAGTCCTGA